CTGCCAAGGCGACTGCGGCGAAGGCGACCACTGCCAAGGCGACTGCGGCCAAGGCGACTGCGGCCAAGGCGACTGCGGCGAAGGCGAGTGCGGCGAAGGCGAGTGCGGCGAAGGCGAGTGCGGCGAAGGCGACTGGGGCGAAGGCGACTGCCGCCAAGGCGACTGGGACGAAGGCGACTACCGCTAAGGCGACCACTGCCAAGGCGAGTGCGGCGAAGGCTACGCCCGCCAGGAGCGCGTCCTCGAAGGCAAGTGGGGCTAAGGCCACAGCGGCGAAAGCGGTCGGCAAAGCGACCGGGGCCAAGGCGACTGGTGCGACGGCTACCAAGGCCACCGCTGCGAAAGCGACTGGTGTGAAGACCGCGGCCTCGAAGGCTGGCGGCGCGAAGGCCACCACCGCGAAGGCTGGTGCGCCGATGGCTACGACGGCGAAGGCTACGGGGGCGAAAGCTACGGCCGCGAAGGCTACGGGGGCGAAAGCCACGGCGGCGAAGGCTGCTGGTGCGCGAGCTACGGCGTCGAAGGCGACCGGCGCGAAGGCTGCTGGTGCGAAGGTATCGGGCGCGAAAGCGACCGCGGCGAAGGCTTCGGGTGCGCAGGCGACTGGGGCCAAGGCGACCGGAGCTGCGGCTCGTGGCACCAAGGCGACCGGGGCCAAGGCGACGGGTGCGAAGGCGACCGGGGTCAAGGCGGCTGGAGCCAAGGCGACCGGAGCTGTGGCTCGTGGCGCCAAGGCGACGGGTGCGCAGGCGGCTGCGGTCAAGGTGACCGGGGCCAAGGCGACCGGGGCCAAGGCGGCTGGAGCCAAGGCGACTGGGGCCAAGGCGACCGGAGCTGTGGCTCGTGGCACCAAGGCAACCGGGGCCAAGGTGACGGGTGCGAAGGCGGCGGGGGCCAAGGCGGCTGGAGCCACGGCGACCGGGGCGCGGGGCGCGGCTGCCAAGGCGACCGGGCGCAAGGCGGTTTCGGGGCGGGCCAGTTCGGCCAGGGCTGCCGCGGCGGCTGAGGCGAGGGTTGCGGCGGCGGCTGCGGCTGAGGCGGCGGCTACCGAGATTGCGCTGGCCAAGGCTGATCAGGCGATGGCTACCGCGAGTGCGGCGGCCCGGTCGGCGTCGGCGGCCAAGAGCGCGGCGGCCAAGGTGGCCAGGAGCGCGGCCAACACGCGGGCCGCCGCGACGAAGGCAGTCAAGACGACCAAGGCAGCGGCGGCCAAGGCCGCGAAGGCGGCCGAGGCGATCGAGGCGGCCCCGGCCCGGAAGGCTCCGGCGAAGAAGGCGGCGAACAAGTCGGCGGCCACCACCGCCGGTGGCCGGTCGACCGGGAACGCGGCCAAGGCCACCAAGGTCACCCGCACCTCCGGGGCGAACAGCGGCGCCTCGGGTGGCGGCGCTCGCAGCTCCCGCAATGCCGCCAAGGCGGCGTCGGCATCCCGGGCCCGCGCGGTCCGAACCCCGGCCCCGGCCAGCCGGCGCGCCCGCTAGCCGAGGCCCCGGGCGCCAGGTCTGGCTTCGGATCGCTCGGCGCGTCCGGCGGTGAGGTTCGGCCTGGCTCCGGGCGGTGTTCGAACAGAAGTTCGGCCCCGCGCTCCGGGTGGTATTCGAACAGAAGTGAGGAAGGACCGCGCCCGTCGGGTGCGGTCCTCTCCCGTTGGGGTAGGAATGGGCGGTGCCGATCAAACGGGTGTGGGCGCCGCAGATTGACTTCTCCGTGTTGCGCCGGGAGCTGGGATTGCCGGGAGAGTTTCCGGCTGCGGTGATCGCGGAGGCGGAGCAGGCGGCCGCCGTGGTGCCGGGTGGTGCGGATCGGACGGACGTGCCGTTCGTGACGATCGACCCCGCCGGGTCGCAGGATCTGGATCAGGCGATGCACCTGAGCCGGCGCGACGGCGGCGGCTACCGGGTGCGGTATGCGATCGCGGACGTGGCCTCGTTCGTCCGGCCGGGTGGGGCGGTCGAGGCGGAGAGCTGGGTGCGGGGGCAGACCGTGTATCTGCCGGACGGGCGGATTCCGCTGCATCCGCCGGTGCTCAGCGAAGGGGCGGTGAGCCTGTTCGCGGACGTGGAGCGGGCCGCCGTGGTGTGGACGATCGACCTGGACGCGGACGGGGCGACGACCGCTACGCATCTGGAGCGTGCGCGGGTGCGCAGCCGGGCCAAGCTGGACTATCCGAGCGTGCAGCGGGAGCTGGACGGCGGCGAGCCGTCGGAGCCGGTGGCGCTGCTCGCGGAGATCGGGACCCTGCTGGCGCGGCGGGCGGCCGAGCGGGGTGCGGTCAACCTGCCTCTTCCGGCGCAGGAGGTGGAGCGGGACGGGGACGGCTGGCGGCTGGTGCTGCGGGCGCCGCTGCCGGTGGAGGAGCACAACGCGCAGATCTCGCTGCTCACCGGGATGGCCGCGGCGCGGATCATGCTGGACGGCGGGATCGGGATGCTGCGGACCATGCCCGGGCCGAAACCGGAGGCGGTCGACGGGCTGCGGGCCGCGGCGGCGTCGCTCGGGGTGGACTGGCCGGCCGGGGCGAGTGTCGGTGCGGTGGTGGCCTCGGTCGATCCGGGCAGCCCGCGCGGTGCCGCGTTTCTCGATCAGGCGGCGGAGTTGTTGCGGGGTGCGGCGTACACCGCCTTCGGTGGCGACGCCGGCCCGGCGCCCGAGGACGCCGGCCACGGTGGGGTGGGCGCGCCGTATGCGCACGTCACGGCACCGCTGCGGCGCCTGGCCGACCGATACGTCACGGAGACCTGCCTGGCCCTGTACGAGAACCGCCCGGTCCCGCCGTGGGCGCTCGACGCCCTGCCCCGCCTCCCGAAACAGATGACCGCGACGGACCGGCTCGCCTCGGCCGCCGACCGGGGCGCCATCGACCTGGCCGAGGCGGTGCTGCTGCACGGCCGGGTGGGCGAGTGCTTCGATGCCGCGGTGCTGGACCGCGAGGAGGCCTCCGGCAAACGACCGGCCGGCGGCACCGTGGCCCTCGACGATCCGGCGGTCCGCGCCCGCTGCCTCGGCGACCTGCCCCTGGGCGCCCGCATCCAGGCCCGTCTCACCGCGGCCGACCCGGCGACCCGCACCGTCCGCTTCGAACGAGCCTGACCCGGAGCCCCGCCCGAAGAAATCCGCACCTCAACGGCCCGCCCTCCCCAGGGGGCCACCGCCAGAATCAGTGTGGCGGGCGATGCGGTGACCGCGCGGCCAGGCTGTGGACAGCCCGCTGATGTGGAAAACGCTGAAGCCACGGCGCCCGGGGCGGCACCAGTGCGGGTTCGCGGGCACGCCGGTCGGGCGGGTGCGACGGTGTTCGCGGGGCCGTGGCCGGGCGGAGCCGGTGCGGGTTCGTGGGTGTACCGGTCGGGCGGATGCGACCGCGTTCGCGGGGGCCGTGGCCGGGTGGGTGCGACGGTGTTCGCGGGAGCGGTGGTCGGGCGGTGCCGGTGCGGGTTTGTGGGTGCGCCGGTCGGGTGGGTGCGACGGTGTTCGCGGGGCGGTGGTCGGGCGGAACCGTGCGGGATCGTGGGTGCGCCGGTCGGGCGGGTGCGACGGTGTTCGCGGGGGCGCTGGCCGGGTGAACCGGTGCGGGTTCGTGGGTGCGCCGGTCGGGCGGGTGCGACGGTGTTCGCGGGGGCGCTGGCCGGGTGAACCGGTGCGGGTTCGTGGGTGCGCCGGTCGGGCGGATGCGACCGCGCTCGCGGGGGCGCGGCGGAACCGGTGCCGGCTCGTAGACGCGGCGGCCGGGCGGAACCGGTGCGAGCTCACCGGGAGGGCGACGGACCGGGCCGGGAGCGGGGCTCCCGGCCGTACCGTAAAGCGGGTTTCAGAAGGTGTGTTCCGCGGTGGGGAACTCGCCGTTGCGGACTTCGTCGGCGAACTGGCGGGTGGCCTCGGTGAGTGCGCCCGCGAGGTCGGCGTAACGCTTGACGAAGCGCGGGGCCTTGCCGGTGCGCAGGCCGGCCATGTCCTGCCAGACCAGGACCTGGGCGTCCGTGTCCGGGCCGGCGCCGATGCCGACCGTGGGGATCGGCAGCTCCTTGGTGATCTGCTTGGCGACCTCGCCCGGGACCATCTCCAGCACGACCGCGAAGGCGCCGGCGTCGACGACCGCGCGGGCGTCCGAGATCACCTCGGCGCCCTCGTTCTCCCGGCCCTGGACGCGGTAGCCGCCGATGGCGTGCTCGCGCTGCGGGGTGAAGCCGATGTGTGCCATCACCGGGATGCCGGCGCTGGTGATCGCCTCGATCTGCGGGGCCATTTTCCGCCCGCCCTCCAGCTTGACCGCGTGGCAGCCGCCCTCCTTCATGAACCGGACGGCGGTGCGCAGTGCCTGGGTGGGCCCCTCTTCGTAGCTGCCGAACGGCAGGTCGCCGACGATCAGCGCGGTCTTGGTGGCCCGGACCACGGCGCGGACCAGCGGCAACAGCTCGTCGACGGTGATCGGGACGGTGGTCTCGTAGCCGAACACGTTGTTCGCGGCGGAGTCGCCGACGAGCAGGACCGGTACGCCGGACTGGTCGAAGATCGACGCGGTGTACTGGTCGTAGGACGTGAGCATCGGCCAGCGGTCGCCGCGGACCTTGGCGTTGAGCAGGTCACGGGTGCGGACCCGGCGAGTCGCGGGCCCACCGTACAAGGTCGGAATTTCCGACATGTCGTCACTCTCCTCCCTCGAGGCCGCCTGGTGCGGTCCCCGGGTGTCGGGGCCATCGTCGCACCACGGCGGCCATTAGGCCGAGGGGTCAGTGGAAGGTGTCACACCCCCTCGCGAAACCTGTTGGTAATCGGAAGGCGACGGTCCCGCCCGAACGCCTTGCCGGAGATCTTGGTGCCCGGCGCCGACTGGCGGCGCTTGTACTCGGCCAGGTCGACCATCCGCAGCACCCGGTCGACCAGGGCCGGATCGTTGCCGGCCGCGATCAGCTCGGCGCGGCCGAGGTCGTGGTCCACATACCCCTTGATGATCGGGTCAAGCACCTCGTAGTCCGGCAGCGAGTCCGAGTCCTTCTGGTCCGGGCGCAGCTCGGCGCTCGGCGGCTTGGTGATCGAGTTCTCCGGGATGGGCGGGTCGCCCTGCGTGTTCCGCCACCGGGCGAGCTGCCAGACCATGGTTTTCGGCACGTCCTTGAGCGGGTTGAAGCCGCCGACCGAGTCGCCGTACAGCGTGGAGTAGCCGACCGCGAGCTCGCTCTTGTTGCCGGTGGTGAGCACCAGGTGCCCGTCCTGGTTGGAGAGCGCCATCAGGATCACGCCGCGCACCCGGGCCTGCAGGTTCTCCACCGTGACGCCGGAGAGCGACATGTTCGCCAGGAAGGCGTCGACCATCGGCTGGATCGGTTCCACGCGATAGCTCAGACCGGTGCGTTTGGCCAGGTCGGCGGCGTCGTCCTTGGAGTGCTCGGAGGAGTAGCCGCTGGGCAGCGAGACGCCGGTGACCCGCTCCGGGCCGAGCGCGTCGACCGCGATGGCGGCGACCACGGCCGAGTCGATGCCGCCGGAGAGGCCGAGGATGACCGAGCGGAAGCCGTTCTTGTTCACGTAGTCGCGCAGGCCCATGACCAGCGCGGTCCAGACCTCCGCCTCGTCGGCGATGCGATCCGTGACACCGCCGTCCCGGCGATCTGGCAAAGCGGGCAAATCGGCTCCCAGTGAAACCCTGCTTATCGCCATGTCGTCGGGAATCTCGGTTTCGACCAGCGGCTTCGCCGCATCGGTCGATCCCTCCGCGTTGGGCGCGGCGGAAGCGGCAGGCAGGTCCAGGTCGTGGACCAGCAGCTCCTCGGTGAACTGTCCGGCTCGAGCCAGCAACGCCCCGTCCGGCCCGACGATCATCGAGTCGCCGTCGAAGACCAGCTCGTCCTGCCCGCCGATCATGTTCACGTACGCCACCGTGGCCCCGGCCTCCGCCGCCCGCCGCTGCACCAGCGGCAGCCGGACGTCGTCCTTGTTCAGCTCGTAGGGCGAGGCGTTCACGTTGACGACCAGCCCCACCCCGGCCCGCCGCGCCGCGGTGAAGGGGCCGCCGGCCTGCCAGATGTCCTCGCAGACGGTGAGCGCGACATCCACCCCGCCGAGCCGGACCACGGTCAGCGAGTCACCGGGCTCGAAGTAGCGGTCCTCGTCGAACACCCCGTAATTCGGCAAGTGGTGCTTGAAATACGTGGCGGCCACCTCACCCCGATACAGCAGGGCGGAGGCGTCCCGCCGGCCGCTGCCCGGCGCCGCGTCCGAGCTGATCGCGGCCGGGCCGTCGGCGTCCACGTAACCCACCACCACGGCGAGGTCGCCCAGGCCGTCGGCGGCCAGGTCGGCGGCGAGCGCGCGCAGCGCCCGCCGGGAGGCGTCGACGAACGAGTTGCGGAAGACCAGGTCCTCGATCGGGTAACCGGTCAGCATCATCTCGGGGAAGGCGACCAGGTGGGCGCCGGCCTCCGAAGCGGTCCTCGACCAGCGGCGGACCGCCGCCGCGTTGCCGGGGATGTCACCGACGGTCGAGTTCACCTGAGCGAGGGCGATGCGCAGCGTGGGCATGGACCTCATTCTCCCCCATGACGGGGTTTCGGATCCGGACCCGGGCCCACGTCACAGGGCCGGGCCAGCGTAGTCTCGGATCGACGGATCGGCACCGGGACAAGGGGTGGAAGTGGACCGACAGCAGGAGTTCGTGCTTCGTACGCTCGAGGAGCGCGACATCCGTTTTGTCCGTCTCTGGTTCACCGATGTCCTCGGCACGCTGAAAAGCGTGTCGGTGGCGCCGGCCGAGCTCGAGTCGGCCTTCGAGGAGGGCATCGGCATCGACGGCTCGGCGATCGAGGGCTTCGCCCGGGTCTTCGAGTCCGACATGGTCGCCATGCCGGACCCGACCACGTTCCAGGTCTTCCCGTTCGAGGGCGGCGGCAGCGGCGAGAGCGCCCGCATGTTCTGCGACATCCTGCTGCCCGACGGCAGCCCCGCCTGGGCCGACCCGCGCCACGTGCTGCGCCGCGCGCTGGCCCGGGCCGCGGAGAAGGGCTTCACCTTCTACACCCACCCCGAGGTCGAGTTCTTCCTGGTGCAGGACGGGGACAACGACGGCTCGGTGCCGATCCCGGTCGACACCGGCGGCTACTTCGACCACACCACCCACGCGGTGGCCCGCGACTTCCGCCGGCAGGCCGTGCTGGCCCTGGAGCGGATCGGCATCTCGGTCGAGTTCAGCCACCACGAGGTCGCCCCCGGCCAGCAGGAGATCGACCTGCGGTATGCGGACGCCCTGACCACCGCGGACAACATCATGACGTTCCGGCACGTGGTCAAGGAGGTGGCGCTCTCCCAGGGGGTCAAGGCCACCTTCATGCCGAAGCCGTACACCGACCAGCCCGGCTCCGGCATGCACACCCACCTGTCGCTGTTCGAGGGCGAGCGCAACGCGTTCTACGACAGCGAGGACCCGCAGAAGCTGTCGAAAACGGCCCGCGCGTTCATCGCCGGCCTGCTGGTGCACGCCCGGGAGTACACCGCGGTGACGAACCAGTGGGTCAACTCCTACAAGCGGCTCTTCCCGCTCCAGCTGCCGGACCGGATCACCGAGTCCCCGGCCTTCGTCAGCTGGGGCCACCTGAACCGGTCCGCCCTGGTCCGCGTCCCCGCGTTCGGCAAGCCGAACTCGGCGCGCGTCGAGGTCCGCTCGATCGACTCCGCGGCGAACCCCTACCTGGCCTTCGCGGTCATGCTCGGCGCCGGCCTCAAGGGCATCGAGGAGGGCTACGAGCTGCCCCCGGGCGCCGAGGACGACGTCTGGTCGCTGTCCCCGGCCGAGCGCAAGGCCGCCGGTTACGAGGCGCTCCCGGAGAACCTGTCCGAGGCGATCGAGGTGATGGCCGGCTCGGAGCTGATCGCCGAGGTGCTCGGCGAGCACGTGTTCGACTTCTTCCTGCGCAACAAGCGGGCCGAGTGGGAGCAGTTCCGCCGCGAGGTCACGCCCTACGAGCGCCAGCGTTACCTGGGCGCCCTCTGATCGACACCGGTGCCGGCGGCGGTCCGTGGAGGACCGCCGCCTGACCGGTGCGGCTGTCCACAGCGCCGCGCCACGAAGTTTTGTCACACGGGGTACGGTCTCCTTCGACGTCATGCGACAAGGGGAGAGGCTGTGCTGCAAGAGCTGTTGGAGGGCGCCGGGCGGAGCATCGCCTTCGGTGTGATCGGGATCGGTCTGATGGCCCTCGGTTTTGTGCTGATCGACGTGCTCACGCCGGGCAAGCTGCGCGACCTGATCTGGACCGAGCGCAACCCGAACGCGTCGCTCCTGCTGGCCGCCAACCAGCTCGGCATCGCGCTGATCGTGTTCACCTCGATCTGGACCACCTACGACTCGTTCGGCCAGGGCCTCGCCTCGACCCTGCTGTTCGGCGTCCTCGGCATCGTGATCATGGGCCTGGCCTTCCTGGTGCTCGACTGGATGACGCCGGGCAAGCTCGGCGAGGTGATCTGCACCCAGGACTACCACGGCGGCGCGCTGGTCAGTGCCGCCTCGCACTTCGGCGCCGCGCTCATCGTGTGCGCCTGCATCGCCTGATCAAACCCGCCAAAACCCACGATCAACACCCGCTTTCGGTACGCCCTGAGCGCCCCGCCCCGAGTCGCTACGGTGCGGTGCTCACGGCGTACCGGAAGCGGGTTTTCATGATCCTCGGCCGAAGTCACCGATCGCCTCGGCGAGGCTGGAGCGGCGGATCCGGTGGATGTCCTCGGCGATGGCGCCACCGGCCATGATGGCCGCGACGGCAGCCAGTTGCGCGACCGCCAGCAGGTGCCCGAGCGGCGCGGTCGCGAGGCACAGCGCCGCGACGCCGATCCGGTACGCCGCGCCGGGCTGCCCGAGCAGTCGCAGGAAGACGGCGTGCCCGAGCAGGTAGATCGCGACACCGCCGCCCAGCGTGATCGCCTCGTTCCAGGGCAACGCGCCGAACGCGTGTCCCAGCGTTTTCTTGATCCCGACCGCGGTGACGACGATGCCGAGCAGGATCGGGACGTGCGCGTAGCCCCAGGCGTTCAGCGCCAGCCGGGCCCGCCGTTTCGGGTCGCCCGCCTCGGCCAGCACGTGCTCGGAGCGCCGGTCGCCGTCGGCGAAGTAGGCCCACCACAGGTAATACGCCACGCAGAGGCCGAGCACCGCGGCCATGATCACGCCGCCGCTCAGATCGGCGCCCACCCCGACGCCGATCGCGATGATCGACTCGCCGATCGCGATGATGGTGACCAGGCTGTGCCGCTCGACGAAGTGCGCGGCCGAGATGTGGTGCAGCTCCGCCGGGTGCAGGTAACCGGCCGAGATCTGCACCACCGGGGCGGCCAGCCAGCACAGGTGCCGCCACGGCTCGGGCAGCAGCCCGCCGGCCAGCACCAGCAGCGCGGCCAGCAGGTTCAGCGGGCCCAGCGTCCGCATCACCCGGGTCGCGGCCGGGCCGGCCTGGAGGAACAT
Above is a genomic segment from Actinoplanes ianthinogenes containing:
- a CDS encoding RNB domain-containing ribonuclease, whose amino-acid sequence is MPIKRVWAPQIDFSVLRRELGLPGEFPAAVIAEAEQAAAVVPGGADRTDVPFVTIDPAGSQDLDQAMHLSRRDGGGYRVRYAIADVASFVRPGGAVEAESWVRGQTVYLPDGRIPLHPPVLSEGAVSLFADVERAAVVWTIDLDADGATTATHLERARVRSRAKLDYPSVQRELDGGEPSEPVALLAEIGTLLARRAAERGAVNLPLPAQEVERDGDGWRLVLRAPLPVEEHNAQISLLTGMAAARIMLDGGIGMLRTMPGPKPEAVDGLRAAAASLGVDWPAGASVGAVVASVDPGSPRGAAFLDQAAELLRGAAYTAFGGDAGPAPEDAGHGGVGAPYAHVTAPLRRLADRYVTETCLALYENRPVPPWALDALPRLPKQMTATDRLASAADRGAIDLAEAVLLHGRVGECFDAAVLDREEASGKRPAGGTVALDDPAVRARCLGDLPLGARIQARLTAADPATRTVRFERA
- the panB gene encoding 3-methyl-2-oxobutanoate hydroxymethyltransferase → MSEIPTLYGGPATRRVRTRDLLNAKVRGDRWPMLTSYDQYTASIFDQSGVPVLLVGDSAANNVFGYETTVPITVDELLPLVRAVVRATKTALIVGDLPFGSYEEGPTQALRTAVRFMKEGGCHAVKLEGGRKMAPQIEAITSAGIPVMAHIGFTPQREHAIGGYRVQGRENEGAEVISDARAVVDAGAFAVVLEMVPGEVAKQITKELPIPTVGIGAGPDTDAQVLVWQDMAGLRTGKAPRFVKRYADLAGALTEATRQFADEVRNGEFPTAEHTF
- a CDS encoding NAD+ synthase, whose product is MPTLRIALAQVNSTVGDIPGNAAAVRRWSRTASEAGAHLVAFPEMMLTGYPIEDLVFRNSFVDASRRALRALAADLAADGLGDLAVVVGYVDADGPAAISSDAAPGSGRRDASALLYRGEVAATYFKHHLPNYGVFDEDRYFEPGDSLTVVRLGGVDVALTVCEDIWQAGGPFTAARRAGVGLVVNVNASPYELNKDDVRLPLVQRRAAEAGATVAYVNMIGGQDELVFDGDSMIVGPDGALLARAGQFTEELLVHDLDLPAASAAPNAEGSTDAAKPLVETEIPDDMAISRVSLGADLPALPDRRDGGVTDRIADEAEVWTALVMGLRDYVNKNGFRSVILGLSGGIDSAVVAAIAVDALGPERVTGVSLPSGYSSEHSKDDAADLAKRTGLSYRVEPIQPMVDAFLANMSLSGVTVENLQARVRGVILMALSNQDGHLVLTTGNKSELAVGYSTLYGDSVGGFNPLKDVPKTMVWQLARWRNTQGDPPIPENSITKPPSAELRPDQKDSDSLPDYEVLDPIIKGYVDHDLGRAELIAAGNDPALVDRVLRMVDLAEYKRRQSAPGTKISGKAFGRDRRLPITNRFREGV
- the glnA gene encoding type I glutamate--ammonia ligase, producing the protein MDRQQEFVLRTLEERDIRFVRLWFTDVLGTLKSVSVAPAELESAFEEGIGIDGSAIEGFARVFESDMVAMPDPTTFQVFPFEGGGSGESARMFCDILLPDGSPAWADPRHVLRRALARAAEKGFTFYTHPEVEFFLVQDGDNDGSVPIPVDTGGYFDHTTHAVARDFRRQAVLALERIGISVEFSHHEVAPGQQEIDLRYADALTTADNIMTFRHVVKEVALSQGVKATFMPKPYTDQPGSGMHTHLSLFEGERNAFYDSEDPQKLSKTARAFIAGLLVHAREYTAVTNQWVNSYKRLFPLQLPDRITESPAFVSWGHLNRSALVRVPAFGKPNSARVEVRSIDSAANPYLAFAVMLGAGLKGIEEGYELPPGAEDDVWSLSPAERKAAGYEALPENLSEAIEVMAGSELIAEVLGEHVFDFFLRNKRAEWEQFRREVTPYERQRYLGAL
- a CDS encoding DUF350 domain-containing protein, which encodes MLQELLEGAGRSIAFGVIGIGLMALGFVLIDVLTPGKLRDLIWTERNPNASLLLAANQLGIALIVFTSIWTTYDSFGQGLASTLLFGVLGIVIMGLAFLVLDWMTPGKLGEVICTQDYHGGALVSAASHFGAALIVCACIA
- a CDS encoding low temperature requirement protein A → MTQESPAVRVSTLELFFDLVFVFTVTQLADSLAHHLTPAGLLNVVLILVVVWWMYSGYAWLTNAVAPTTSGRRTLLLIGMAGFLVMALAIPEAFGKYGWIFGLAYVVVNLTHSVMFLQAGPAATRVMRTLGPLNLLAALLVLAGGLLPEPWRHLCWLAAPVVQISAGYLHPAELHHISAAHFVERHSLVTIIAIGESIIAIGVGVGADLSGGVIMAAVLGLCVAYYLWWAYFADGDRRSEHVLAEAGDPKRRARLALNAWGYAHVPILLGIVVTAVGIKKTLGHAFGALPWNEAITLGGGVAIYLLGHAVFLRLLGQPGAAYRIGVAALCLATAPLGHLLAVAQLAAVAAIMAGGAIAEDIHRIRRSSLAEAIGDFGRGS